A window of Paenibacillus polygoni contains these coding sequences:
- a CDS encoding S1C family serine protease — protein sequence MGLFDDEFYSTKVSKRTGNLPNRIRVSRKRWWPKTVKNTESSTFSTIQVAVISSVISAIVSVSLFAWIVYPGNTQMAFAGQSSYASGGTDSYETQIMQAGDKVRPAVVSIVSHKDVEGSKISDSALGSGVIFKIEGKKAYIMTNHHVVDRGENLEAVTVDGVSKEAELIGKDRISDIAVLSIDSSGINTAVELGDSTKLRRGQTVLAIGNPLGLGGTMTRGIVSYIDRQIPVSINQDGIYDWEQSVIQTDAAINEGNSGGALVDLEGNLVGINTMKIADTGVEGLGFAIPTHDVMTIVDDLMGDGKVSRPYLGVYTVDLTSPYAPLDKEQREEMKLPDSVEEGVIVLESSGPADEAGLKMNDVIVEFDGKKIKSTLDLRKHLYEKKKIGEELKIKFYRDGELTEVSAKLTDKPNE from the coding sequence ATGGGATTGTTTGACGACGAGTTTTATTCCACCAAAGTATCAAAACGGACCGGAAATCTTCCAAATCGAATTAGAGTCAGCCGCAAAAGATGGTGGCCGAAAACAGTAAAGAATACGGAATCTTCCACTTTTTCAACGATTCAGGTTGCTGTAATCAGCTCGGTGATTAGTGCCATTGTATCTGTGTCTTTATTTGCGTGGATTGTATATCCAGGGAATACACAAATGGCTTTTGCCGGACAAAGTTCCTATGCGAGCGGAGGGACTGACTCTTACGAGACGCAAATCATGCAAGCGGGAGATAAGGTGCGTCCAGCTGTAGTAAGTATTGTGAGCCATAAAGACGTTGAAGGTTCTAAAATTTCGGATTCAGCTTTAGGGTCGGGCGTTATTTTTAAAATTGAAGGTAAGAAAGCATATATCATGACTAATCATCATGTTGTCGATCGTGGGGAGAACCTAGAAGCTGTAACCGTAGACGGGGTATCCAAAGAGGCAGAACTGATTGGTAAAGACCGAATCAGTGATATTGCTGTGCTGTCCATTGATAGCAGCGGGATTAATACAGCAGTGGAGCTCGGAGATTCTACCAAACTGCGCCGAGGTCAGACCGTACTTGCTATCGGAAACCCATTAGGACTTGGCGGAACGATGACAAGAGGGATTGTAAGCTATATTGATCGTCAGATTCCGGTCTCGATTAATCAGGATGGAATATATGACTGGGAACAGTCGGTTATTCAGACGGATGCTGCCATTAATGAAGGAAACAGCGGCGGTGCCTTGGTTGATTTAGAGGGCAATTTGGTTGGGATCAACACGATGAAGATTGCAGATACGGGCGTGGAAGGGCTAGGGTTCGCAATTCCAACGCATGATGTGATGACGATTGTCGATGATCTGATGGGGGATGGAAAAGTATCTCGTCCTTATCTTGGTGTATACACCGTAGATTTAACCAGTCCTTACGCTCCGCTTGATAAAGAACAGCGGGAAGAGATGAAGCTGCCTGATTCCGTTGAAGAAGGCGTGATCGTGCTTGAATCATCCGGTCCAGCAGACGAAGCAGGGCTTAAGATGAATGACGTCATTGTGGAGTTTGATGGAAAGAAGATTAAATCAACACTCGATCTGCGTAAGCACCTGTATGAGAAGAAGAAAATTGGCGAGGAACTCAAAATAAAGTTTTATCGTGATGGGGAGCTGACGGAAGTTTCCGCTAAGCTTACAGATAAACCTAATGAATAG
- a CDS encoding DUF4956 domain-containing protein: protein MKEALYELLYGSTADVTTTQLLGNTLVALALSLIVFITYRFTYGSILYSKKFNISLIMLTLITTVIMSIIGGNIALSLGMVGALSIVRFRTAVKDPRDTAYIFWTIAIGLGAGSGSLAITIIGTIVISLVCFVFNYGIGSDERYLIIIRSENIDQSLEDIRAHMFKVCRGYKLRSETVNDQFVELVYQIKLKGNASTKEYENMKKIKGVMSINVVSQNGETLE, encoded by the coding sequence ATGAAAGAGGCTTTATATGAACTTTTGTATGGTAGTACCGCTGATGTTACGACTACCCAGCTGCTCGGGAATACGTTAGTCGCGTTAGCACTGAGTTTAATCGTATTTATTACATATCGGTTCACATATGGAAGCATTCTGTATAGTAAGAAATTTAATATTTCTCTCATTATGTTAACCTTAATCACTACCGTAATTATGAGTATTATTGGCGGGAATATCGCCCTGTCATTAGGGATGGTCGGGGCTCTTTCTATTGTTCGTTTTCGTACGGCGGTTAAAGATCCACGTGATACAGCGTATATCTTCTGGACCATTGCTATCGGATTAGGAGCAGGTTCAGGCAGTTTGGCGATTACGATTATCGGAACGATTGTCATTTCCTTAGTCTGCTTTGTTTTTAACTATGGTATTGGAAGTGACGAACGTTATTTAATTATTATCCGCTCTGAAAATATAGACCAATCGTTAGAAGATATAAGAGCGCATATGTTTAAAGTGTGCAGAGGTTATAAATTACGTTCAGAGACGGTAAATGATCAATTTGTTGAACTTGTTTATCAAATCAAGCTAAAAGGCAATGCTTCAACAAAAGAATATGAAAATATGAAAAAGATTAAAGGTGTTATGTCCATTAACGTCGTTTCTCAAAATGGGGAAACACTTGAATAG
- a CDS encoding AAA family ATPase, producing MIERVELKNFKCFKDQSFKLKSLNVLSGLNGTGKSTFIQSLLLPIQAAHQKMLTEGLVLNGDMVELGTGKDLLCEFGDEKNIKLGYRYDDKDITFNYSYHLDKSFLPIKEINGDLGSFTKIIDNIQYISALRIAPKSVYPESDYNVIHRRQLGNGGEYSIQYLSEFSLDEVQNEELILNHIPEKYLKNQLHGWFNLIVPNTQLDVDKHLNTELVSLKYRFRINETEVSNFYRPANVGFGITYVLPVILSLLKARKNDIVIIENPEAHLHPAGQRKMGELISLAAAGGIQVIVETHSDHVLNGIRLSIKNEQINNNDVNIMFFERVLSNDITHVVHTPEIKRDGRLTYWPDGFFDEWDKAIEELF from the coding sequence ATGATAGAGAGAGTTGAACTAAAGAATTTTAAATGTTTTAAAGATCAGTCCTTCAAATTAAAGAGTCTAAATGTATTATCAGGTCTCAATGGGACAGGAAAGTCTACTTTTATACAATCTTTACTACTTCCTATCCAAGCAGCACACCAGAAGATGCTGACAGAAGGACTTGTTTTAAATGGAGATATGGTTGAATTAGGTACCGGTAAGGACCTTCTTTGTGAGTTCGGAGATGAAAAAAATATAAAATTAGGTTATAGATATGACGATAAAGATATAACCTTTAATTATAGCTATCATTTGGATAAAAGTTTCTTGCCAATAAAAGAAATAAATGGTGATCTTGGTAGTTTTACTAAAATAATCGATAATATCCAATATATTAGTGCACTTAGAATAGCTCCCAAAAGTGTGTATCCAGAATCTGATTATAATGTTATTCATAGGAGACAACTTGGTAACGGTGGGGAATATTCAATTCAATATTTATCGGAATTTTCACTAGATGAAGTTCAAAATGAAGAGCTTATATTAAACCATATACCGGAAAAATATCTGAAGAATCAGCTACATGGGTGGTTCAATTTAATTGTACCTAACACACAACTTGATGTAGATAAGCATCTAAACACAGAACTGGTTTCATTGAAATATCGTTTTAGAATAAATGAAACCGAGGTTAGCAATTTTTATAGGCCAGCTAATGTAGGGTTTGGAATAACATATGTGTTACCTGTTATACTTTCTTTACTAAAGGCCAGGAAAAATGACATTGTAATCATAGAAAATCCAGAAGCTCACTTACACCCAGCAGGACAAAGGAAAATGGGCGAATTGATTTCATTAGCTGCAGCGGGTGGAATTCAAGTTATTGTTGAGACGCATAGTGATCATGTCTTGAATGGAATTAGATTGTCGATTAAAAACGAACAAATTAATAACAATGATGTTAATATCATGTTTTTTGAGAGGGTCTTATCAAACGATATTACCCATGTTGTTCATACCCCCGAAATTAAGAGAGATGGAAGGTTAACATATTGGCCTGATGGTTTTTTTGACGAGTGGGATAAGGCAATTGAGGAGTTGTTCTAA
- a CDS encoding DUF262 domain-containing protein: MIETNKRLKDDLDKIVSSIQRKKSKPTGISFSIIADIFYANEKNMHENLISITDVVNYIEAAGLQVQMEDVEEENDDSNNSMTPFDPSKVDIAMNTLTFDLLIKRLENDEIDLFPDFQRKSGLWNSEQKSRLIESLLLRVPLPAFYFDGSNNSNWLIIDGLQRLSVIKEFFVDKSMRLTNLEFLRDLDGFGFDDLTRTHTRRIEETQIIAYVISPGTPENLKFNIFKRINTGGLKLEPQEIRHALYQGQATSFLKKLAESEEFKHATYGSIKTDRMLDREFVLRFCSFYLLGEEQYKGSIDDFLIEGMKRLNKLTSHELIDLELKFKKSMELAFKIFGMFAFRKQFDKSRRNPINKALFESWSVELAKLTDQQIKMAIDRGSKIDNAFMTKLSTSSSFEDSLNGSFEGYVRGRFRTIRYILEEVINDRES; encoded by the coding sequence ATGATCGAAACAAATAAAAGATTAAAAGACGACTTGGATAAAATAGTAAGTTCAATACAGCGTAAGAAAAGTAAACCCACAGGAATTAGTTTTTCTATTATTGCGGATATATTTTATGCTAATGAAAAAAATATGCATGAGAATTTAATATCGATTACTGATGTGGTAAATTACATTGAAGCTGCAGGGCTACAAGTGCAAATGGAGGATGTAGAAGAGGAAAATGATGATTCAAACAATTCTATGACACCCTTTGATCCATCGAAAGTAGATATAGCAATGAATACTCTAACTTTTGATTTATTAATAAAACGGTTGGAAAATGATGAAATTGACCTTTTTCCTGATTTTCAACGAAAATCAGGACTTTGGAATTCGGAACAAAAGAGTCGACTAATTGAGTCGTTACTATTGAGAGTTCCTTTACCTGCTTTTTATTTTGATGGTTCTAATAATTCAAATTGGCTTATAATTGACGGTCTTCAAAGATTGTCTGTTATCAAGGAATTTTTCGTAGATAAATCTATGCGTCTCACGAATCTAGAATTTCTTAGAGATTTAGATGGATTTGGATTTGATGATTTAACAAGAACACATACACGACGAATTGAAGAAACTCAAATTATTGCTTATGTCATTAGTCCAGGAACACCAGAAAATCTGAAATTTAATATATTTAAGCGGATAAATACAGGGGGATTAAAGTTAGAGCCGCAAGAAATAAGGCATGCACTTTACCAAGGACAAGCAACATCTTTTTTAAAGAAATTAGCAGAAAGTGAAGAATTTAAACATGCTACATATGGCAGTATCAAAACCGATCGTATGTTAGATAGGGAATTTGTCTTAAGGTTTTGTTCCTTTTATCTATTAGGCGAGGAGCAGTATAAAGGAAGTATTGATGACTTTCTAATTGAAGGTATGAAACGTCTTAACAAGCTTACTTCACATGAATTGATCGATTTAGAGCTTAAATTCAAGAAATCTATGGAGCTGGCATTTAAGATATTTGGAATGTTTGCATTTAGGAAACAATTTGACAAGTCGAGAAGAAATCCAATTAATAAAGCACTATTTGAGTCGTGGTCTGTTGAACTAGCAAAACTAACTGATCAACAAATTAAAATGGCAATTGATAGAGGAAGCAAGATTGATAATGCATTTATGACTAAACTGAGTACTAGCTCATCCTTTGAGGACTCATTGAATGGAAGTTTTGAAGGATATGTTAGAGGAAGATTCAGAACGATAAGGTATATATTGGAGGAAGTAATTAATGATAGAGAGAGTTGA
- a CDS encoding CxxH/CxxC protein: protein MYTVCKDHVEHAIDQFVDEFEDAPDIVDLKETEFSDWDPPVKCSECDNNAEFLVV, encoded by the coding sequence ATGTACACCGTATGTAAAGATCATGTGGAGCATGCCATTGACCAGTTTGTTGATGAATTCGAGGATGCACCCGATATTGTAGATTTGAAAGAAACCGAATTCTCCGACTGGGACCCGCCGGTAAAGTGCTCAGAATGTGATAACAACGCGGAGTTCCTAGTGGTCTAA
- a CDS encoding CotH kinase family protein, protein MNKRNNGKKTLLFIMIILLIASFIVAIPRLTYTSGNKNSEKQATSNPDDLYSCEGDHNLPVVIIDTDGQNIETISDLSVNEKTDRYTVDFSLYDVNSDGTTCMDPQTKPAIKEKVEIGIRGQSSRVNPKKQFSLKFMNETGGEKDVSLLNMPKDNEWVLNGVSADSSLIRNHLAYQVSGEIMAFAPETRFVEVYILDDQTNEINDVSYRGVYMIMEKITRSSDRVNITKTDERYTDTSFIIARDKIKVGEPVLDSLWSSVLTDQIVSADGTVKKRSRLTYVYPSKARITDNQRQIIDDYINDFELTLYSRDFTNKRSGYRKYIDVKSFVDYAIINDFFNNVDGGDVSTYFYRDIGGRLHAGPVWDFDLILGLPENSPYSSAEGYRMFNTTWFDQLFKDPYFVDTYIERYQFLRKNVLSEEYLYDLIDRAVEELGDAIQRNHVKWNGSSQVEEYEKEIQQMKDYIAKRASWLDQNTAILYRMNESAL, encoded by the coding sequence ATGAACAAAAGGAATAATGGAAAGAAAACGTTGTTGTTCATAATGATCATATTATTGATTGCTAGTTTTATTGTTGCAATTCCTCGCCTCACCTACACTTCTGGAAACAAAAATTCCGAGAAACAGGCAACCTCAAATCCTGATGATTTATATTCATGTGAAGGAGATCACAACTTACCGGTTGTTATTATTGATACCGATGGTCAAAATATTGAAACCATCTCTGATTTATCAGTCAATGAAAAGACGGATAGGTATACGGTAGATTTCTCTCTATATGATGTTAATTCTGATGGAACCACCTGTATGGATCCGCAAACAAAACCAGCAATTAAAGAAAAGGTGGAGATTGGTATTAGAGGACAATCTTCACGTGTTAATCCAAAAAAACAGTTCTCTCTAAAATTTATGAATGAGACCGGGGGAGAGAAAGATGTATCCCTATTAAATATGCCCAAAGACAATGAGTGGGTATTAAATGGGGTTTCCGCAGACAGTTCTCTCATTCGAAATCATTTAGCTTACCAAGTTTCGGGTGAAATCATGGCATTTGCACCTGAAACTCGGTTTGTTGAAGTGTATATCCTTGATGATCAGACAAATGAGATCAACGATGTAAGCTACCGCGGTGTATATATGATCATGGAGAAAATTACACGCAGTTCTGACCGGGTGAATATAACAAAAACCGATGAGCGTTACACAGACACGAGCTTTATCATTGCTAGGGACAAGATTAAAGTAGGAGAGCCTGTATTAGACAGCTTATGGAGCAGTGTCTTAACAGACCAAATTGTAAGTGCAGATGGTACGGTCAAGAAAAGAAGTAGACTTACGTATGTGTATCCTAGCAAGGCACGAATTACAGATAACCAAAGACAAATCATAGATGACTATATTAATGATTTTGAATTGACCTTATATTCTCGTGACTTTACCAACAAAAGAAGCGGATATCGAAAATACATTGATGTGAAATCCTTTGTTGATTATGCGATCATTAATGACTTTTTTAATAATGTGGATGGTGGCGATGTCAGTACCTATTTCTACAGAGATATAGGTGGTCGTCTACATGCAGGACCGGTTTGGGATTTTGATTTGATTCTCGGTTTACCTGAGAATTCCCCATATTCTAGTGCAGAAGGATATAGAATGTTCAACACCACTTGGTTTGATCAGCTCTTTAAGGATCCTTATTTTGTTGATACGTATATAGAAAGATATCAGTTCCTTCGGAAGAATGTATTATCAGAAGAATACTTATATGATCTGATCGATCGTGCGGTTGAAGAACTGGGAGATGCGATCCAGCGAAACCATGTGAAATGGAATGGTTCTTCCCAAGTGGAAGAGTATGAAAAGGAAATTCAACAAATGAAAGACTATATTGCGAAACGGGCAAGCTGGCTTGATCAAAATACAGCTATCTTATACAGAATGAACGAGAGTGCTTTGTAA
- a CDS encoding TetR/AcrR family transcriptional regulator, translated as MRKKQQPQISEDKILEASWELLGEEGIEKFSMRRLADRLGIQAPSLYWYFKGKQDLYQRLANQVSKIILEEFDSEGDWKEQLTVLAVTVRSVLSRYPCSTQLMMMTLPHEPDIIRYTNRMLLCVESTPLEQEQKIQVVTTLANYVYYFVLDGYQHERNVAAILKEQKSLPGEEMNRLLDSMSEAEAGLFRSMFRNGLFKLMGTDRAFEFGLKLILLGIEQVIKEQEK; from the coding sequence ATGAGAAAAAAGCAGCAACCTCAAATTTCGGAAGATAAGATTTTGGAAGCTTCATGGGAGCTTCTAGGAGAGGAGGGAATTGAGAAATTCAGCATGAGACGATTAGCTGACAGGCTAGGGATTCAGGCTCCCTCTCTGTACTGGTATTTCAAGGGCAAACAGGACCTCTACCAGCGTTTAGCTAACCAGGTATCTAAAATAATTCTGGAGGAGTTTGACTCTGAAGGGGATTGGAAGGAACAGCTGACTGTGCTTGCAGTAACAGTACGGAGCGTGCTTAGCCGCTATCCCTGCTCTACGCAGCTTATGATGATGACACTGCCTCATGAACCGGACATCATTCGTTACACCAACCGTATGCTGCTTTGCGTGGAATCGACACCGCTTGAACAAGAGCAGAAAATACAGGTGGTTACTACGCTTGCGAACTATGTTTACTACTTCGTTCTGGACGGTTACCAGCATGAGCGTAATGTCGCCGCTATCCTTAAGGAACAGAAGTCACTTCCGGGTGAGGAGATGAACCGCCTTCTGGACTCCATGAGTGAAGCGGAAGCTGGACTTTTTCGGAGCATGTTCAGAAATGGGCTTTTCAAGCTGATGGGAACGGATCGTGCATTTGAATTTGGATTGAAGCTGATTCTGCTTGGGATTGAGCAGGTGATAAAAGAGCAGGAGAAGTAG
- a CDS encoding IS30 family transposase, translated as MSYTHLSIIERSKLEVLHQLGLSARAIARELDRHHSTISRELRKNQSLNGYQAVASEHRYKHLRQAQKPREKWTETLGKEIEQRLHETWSPEQISMRYRLKGEPMVSFKTIYRWLYQGRMIRNTVQQLRHKGKRQKPQEKRGRFLVGTSIKQRPKEIRSRETFGHWELDTVVSSRGKSKACVATCIERKTRLYTAIKMPDRTSLSMEIAIGVVAAQYPAQTFQTATVDRGKEFACFRELEESHGMTVYFADPYSSWQRGSNENGNGLLREFFPKGKDFAKVTEEELEHALQLINNRPRKCLGWKTAHESFEEEVSHLD; from the coding sequence ATGAGCTACACACATCTTAGCATAATTGAACGCAGTAAACTAGAAGTATTACATCAACTGGGGCTGTCCGCCCGAGCCATTGCTCGCGAATTGGATCGTCATCATTCCACGATCAGCCGGGAACTGAGGAAAAATCAAAGCCTAAATGGTTATCAAGCGGTAGCATCAGAGCATCGTTATAAGCATCTTCGCCAAGCTCAGAAACCTAGAGAAAAATGGACGGAGACACTCGGAAAAGAAATTGAACAGCGACTTCACGAAACCTGGTCTCCTGAGCAAATCTCTATGCGTTATAGACTGAAAGGAGAGCCCATGGTTTCGTTCAAAACGATCTATCGCTGGCTTTATCAAGGACGTATGATTCGTAACACCGTTCAGCAGTTAAGACACAAAGGAAAAAGACAAAAACCCCAAGAAAAACGAGGTCGCTTCCTCGTAGGCACTTCTATCAAACAACGGCCTAAAGAGATTCGTTCCCGTGAAACCTTTGGACACTGGGAACTGGACACGGTCGTCTCCAGCCGAGGAAAAAGTAAGGCTTGTGTCGCTACATGTATCGAGCGAAAAACAAGGCTATACACTGCTATTAAAATGCCAGATCGCACTTCATTATCAATGGAAATTGCTATTGGTGTAGTTGCTGCACAGTACCCTGCCCAAACCTTCCAGACAGCTACCGTAGACCGTGGTAAAGAGTTCGCGTGCTTTCGTGAATTGGAAGAGTCACACGGTATGACGGTATATTTTGCAGATCCTTATTCCTCATGGCAACGAGGCTCCAATGAGAATGGAAACGGGCTCCTTCGAGAGTTCTTCCCAAAAGGAAAGGACTTTGCAAAGGTGACCGAGGAAGAATTAGAACACGCCCTCCAACTTATTAACAACAGACCAAGGAAATGTTTGGGATGGAAAACTGCTCACGAATCATTTGAAGAAGAAGTGTCGCACTTGGATTGA
- a CDS encoding 50S ribosomal protein L25: protein MATYIHTERRSQLNPSGLRNLRQEGRLPAVVFGKNADNQIIHICTKQFEKWIKKGASGFIELKIEGDHSFIVLLEDLQRNPVTRQPLHVDFQLVQTDEIIRTKLAVKIVGTPAGAKWGGVVQIQDPYVEVEALPKDLPSIVELDISAMEIGETLFVKDLVLPPEVTVISGDNELLVSVSKP, encoded by the coding sequence ATGGCTACATACATTCATACCGAAAGACGTTCGCAACTCAATCCTTCTGGACTTCGAAATTTACGTCAGGAGGGGCGTTTACCAGCGGTTGTATTCGGGAAAAATGCAGACAATCAAATTATTCATATTTGCACCAAACAATTTGAAAAGTGGATAAAGAAGGGGGCTTCTGGCTTTATTGAACTGAAGATCGAAGGCGATCATTCGTTTATCGTTCTGTTAGAAGATCTTCAGCGGAACCCAGTAACCCGCCAACCTTTGCATGTCGATTTTCAGCTTGTGCAAACTGATGAGATCATTCGGACAAAGCTTGCGGTCAAGATCGTAGGTACCCCTGCCGGAGCGAAGTGGGGAGGAGTTGTGCAAATCCAAGACCCATATGTCGAAGTGGAGGCACTGCCGAAAGACCTGCCGTCTATAGTTGAGCTGGACATCAGCGCGATGGAAATTGGGGAAACGCTCTTCGTGAAAGACCTGGTTCTACCGCCAGAAGTGACAGTAATCTCTGGTGATAACGAGCTCCTTGTATCGGTGTCGAAGCCTTAA
- a CDS encoding NAD(P)-dependent oxidoreductase, whose protein sequence is MKIIVFGATGGVGQSVVKQAVENGFEVTAFVRTPTKLEVTHDNLKIIKGDAFNQAEVAAAIAGHDAVVSCLGSNQGMKKSTDLQEMTKNIIAGMQEHDVKRIVYTASAGIHNELPGISGKLIMRMLKNTLADHRAATDDIEAHGLNYTIVRPLGLTNRPLSGRYRESTTSVPKNARSIPRADVAHFILKALHHAEYENTSIGIST, encoded by the coding sequence ATGAAAATTATTGTTTTCGGAGCAACGGGCGGTGTAGGTCAGTCTGTCGTGAAGCAGGCAGTAGAGAATGGTTTTGAGGTAACAGCATTTGTACGGACACCAACAAAGCTGGAAGTTACACACGATAATTTAAAAATTATAAAAGGAGATGCTTTCAACCAAGCAGAAGTCGCAGCAGCAATTGCTGGTCATGATGCGGTCGTGTCATGCTTAGGCTCTAATCAAGGGATGAAAAAATCAACCGATCTCCAGGAGATGACGAAGAATATTATTGCTGGCATGCAGGAGCATGATGTCAAACGAATCGTCTATACTGCATCTGCAGGAATACATAACGAGCTACCAGGGATAAGCGGGAAACTGATCATGAGAATGCTTAAAAATACTCTAGCAGATCACAGGGCTGCTACGGATGATATTGAGGCACATGGACTGAACTACACCATTGTTAGACCTTTGGGCTTAACCAATCGTCCCCTTTCCGGGAGGTATAGAGAATCTACGACAAGTGTACCCAAGAACGCAAGGTCCATACCGCGTGCTGACGTCGCACATTTTATTCTCAAAGCATTACATCATGCAGAATATGAAAATACATCGATCGGAATTTCTACTTAG
- a CDS encoding MATE family efflux transporter — translation MDAENLHYFEKAPVAKAVAHFAVPMMLGTSMSVIYSILNAYFLGTLHNTAVLTALALTLPLFAIIMALGNLIGVGSGTFISRLLGEKKYDDVKYVSSFAFYSSLVLGLIMMAAGLPLIDSIVQGLGATSESFGFTKDYVTVMLLGSPFVVLFFTLENIVRSEGAAITSMIGMILSVVINIILDAMVVFVFHWGVIGVASATVVSNLVASVFYAFHMGYKSQFLTVSAKWFKATKDILGNVFKIGTPVFIMSIFMGAMSLIFNHFLVEYGDLAVAAYGISSRLLQLPEFILMGLCEGVVPLIAFSFTANKLRMKQTIGFTVKAILVLAVVFGIFVYFISDNLIGLFTNDPQLVEMGSYILHVTFLSLFVSGMTTLFMGIFQATAQGTAAFIMSVIQGITLIPVLYIANHMNGFHGVVWSLVIADTVAFLVGAIMMYVLRNKLQPDLDSLVQ, via the coding sequence ATGGATGCAGAAAACCTCCATTATTTCGAGAAAGCGCCAGTCGCTAAAGCCGTAGCTCACTTTGCAGTACCGATGATGTTAGGCACGTCAATGAGTGTAATATACTCCATCTTGAATGCCTACTTCCTTGGTACGCTCCACAATACTGCCGTGTTAACCGCACTTGCATTAACCTTACCACTATTTGCGATCATTATGGCGCTGGGCAACCTGATTGGAGTGGGCAGCGGTACGTTCATCTCCCGTTTGCTAGGAGAGAAAAAATATGATGATGTAAAATATGTATCTTCATTCGCTTTTTACAGCAGCTTAGTGCTCGGTCTGATCATGATGGCTGCCGGCCTACCATTAATTGATTCCATCGTTCAAGGGTTAGGGGCAACGTCTGAATCCTTCGGATTTACGAAAGACTATGTGACGGTTATGCTTCTCGGCTCACCATTCGTCGTATTATTCTTCACACTAGAAAATATCGTACGCTCAGAAGGGGCAGCGATCACATCAATGATTGGTATGATTCTTAGCGTTGTCATAAATATTATCCTCGATGCAATGGTTGTTTTTGTCTTCCATTGGGGCGTAATTGGTGTTGCATCCGCTACGGTCGTCTCCAACTTGGTTGCGAGTGTATTCTACGCCTTCCATATGGGATACAAAAGTCAATTCCTAACCGTATCCGCAAAATGGTTCAAGGCTACTAAGGACATTCTAGGCAATGTTTTCAAAATTGGTACTCCTGTCTTTATTATGAGTATCTTCATGGGCGCAATGTCGCTCATCTTTAACCATTTTCTTGTCGAATATGGCGATCTAGCCGTAGCCGCTTACGGAATTTCATCTCGTTTATTGCAATTGCCTGAGTTTATACTGATGGGATTATGCGAGGGAGTCGTGCCGCTTATTGCTTTCTCTTTTACAGCGAATAAATTACGAATGAAGCAGACGATTGGATTCACCGTTAAAGCGATTTTAGTGTTAGCGGTCGTGTTCGGCATCTTCGTCTATTTCATCTCCGATAACCTGATTGGTTTATTTACGAATGACCCGCAATTAGTTGAAATGGGCAGCTACATTCTGCATGTAACATTCTTATCCCTATTCGTTTCAGGAATGACTACGTTATTTATGGGGATCTTCCAGGCAACAGCGCAAGGAACTGCTGCATTTATTATGTCAGTTATTCAAGGAATTACTCTGATTCCTGTGCTCTATATCGCTAATCATATGAATGGCTTTCACGGAGTGGTCTGGTCACTTGTCATTGCGGATACTGTCGCATTCCTTGTTGGTGCCATCATGATGTATGTTTTGCGGAACAAGTTGCAGCCGGATTTGGATAGTTTAGTACAGTAA
- the rlmH gene encoding 23S rRNA (pseudouridine(1915)-N(3))-methyltransferase RlmH has translation MFIQIISVGKLKEKYLVQGIQEYAKRLAPYIKFQVIEVPDEKAPENMSDAEIQNVKDREGEKILGHIKGDAHVIALALDGQLWSSEDLAAEIDKLATYGTSHIVFVIGGSNGLSNAVLRRAQQRLSFGRMTLPHQLMRLVLVEQIYRAVKINRGEPYHK, from the coding sequence ATGTTTATTCAAATTATTAGTGTAGGAAAATTAAAAGAGAAATATTTAGTACAGGGCATTCAGGAGTATGCAAAACGCCTCGCACCTTATATCAAGTTTCAGGTGATTGAAGTACCGGACGAAAAAGCTCCTGAGAACATGAGTGATGCGGAGATTCAGAATGTGAAGGACCGTGAGGGGGAGAAGATCCTTGGTCATATCAAGGGCGATGCCCATGTGATTGCATTAGCACTGGATGGTCAGCTGTGGAGTTCGGAAGATTTAGCTGCCGAGATCGATAAGCTTGCTACTTATGGGACAAGCCATATCGTCTTTGTAATTGGCGGCAGCAATGGACTCTCGAATGCGGTGCTTCGACGTGCACAGCAGCGTTTGAGCTTCGGACGAATGACTCTACCGCATCAGCTCATGCGCCTTGTGCTTGTGGAGCAGATTTACCGTGCGGTGAAGATTAACCGTGGGGAACCGTATCATAAGTAG